A region of Salvia splendens isolate huo1 chromosome 17, SspV2, whole genome shotgun sequence DNA encodes the following proteins:
- the LOC121773319 gene encoding peroxidase 51-like, whose product MAPPPITTLSLSLILILLCGSTSAQLRQNYYSNTCPDVENIVRKAVTAKFQQTFVTVPATIRLFFHDCFVSGCDASVIVASTPGNTAEKDHPDNLSLAGDGFDTVIKAKAAVDAVPGCRNKVSCADILALATRDVIKLSGGPSYPVELGRLDGLRSTSASVEGNLPKPTFNLNQLNSMFASRGLSQADMIALSACHTVGFSHCDKFSNRIYNFSPRNPVDPSLNKAYATQLQGMCPRNVDPRIAIDMDPTTPRKFDNAYFKNLIDGKGLFTSDQVLFTDSRSKNTVNLWASNVKAFNESFITAITKLGRVGVKTGRNGNIRFDCGRFN is encoded by the exons ATGGCTCCACCTCCAATCACCACTCTGTCCCTTTCCCTCATTCTAATCCTCCTATGCGGCTCCACCTCCGCCCAGCTCCGCCAGAACTACTACAGCAACACCTGCCCCGACGTCGAAAACATCGTGCGCAAGGCCGTCACCGCCAAGTTCCAACAGACCTTCGTCACCGTCCCCGCCACCATCCGCCTCTTCTTCCACGACTGCTTCGTCTCC GGCTGTGATGCGTCGGTGATCGTGGCGTCGACTCCAGGCAACACGGCGGAGAAGGATCACCCCGACAACCTCTCCCTCGCCGGAGATGGCTTCGACACCGTGATCAAGGCCAAAGCCGCCGTTGACGCCGTCCCCGGGTGCCGGAACAAGGTCTCCTGCGCGGATATTCTCGCCTTGGCAACTCGCGATGTCATTAAACTG TCGGGTGGGCCATCGTATCCAGTAGAATTGGGAAGGCTAGATGGATTACGTTCAACTTCCGCGAGTGTTGAAGGAAATCTTCCAAAGCCAACTTTCAATTTGAATCAACTGAATTCCATGTTTGCTTCAAGAGGCCTCTCTCAAGCTGACATGATTGCTCTGTCAG CATGCCACACTGTGGGATTCTCGCACTGCGACAAATTCTCGAACCGAATCTACAACTTCAGCCCGCGAAACCCGGTCGACCCGAGCCTGAACAAGGCCTACGCGACCCAACTACAAGGCATGTGCCCGAGAAATGTGGACCCGAGGATCGCCATTGATATGGACCCTACAACTCCTCGGAAATTCGACAATGCCTACTTCAAAAATTTAATCGATGGGAAGGGACTCTTCACGTCGGATCAGGTGCTCTTCACCGACTCGAGATCCAAGAACACGGTCAATCTATGGGCTTCGAACGTGAAAGCGTTTAACGAATCTTTTATCACGGCCATCACTAAGTTGGGCCGGGTCGGGGTCAAGACCGGGAGGAACGGTAACATCCGGTTTGACTGTgggagatttaattaa